Part of the Hydrogenoanaerobacterium saccharovorans genome, CCCGTTCCCATACCGAACACGGTAGTTAAGCTCATTTGTGCTGAAAATACTTGGTGGGAAGCTGCCTGGGAAGATAAGTCGATGCCGACACTTTGCAGTTTCTTCACTATATAAAAGTGAAGAAACATTGTAGATTTAAGAATATTTTCAATCTGCAGCAAATATATTGTTTATTAATATTCCTCAATAGCTCAGTTGGTAGAGCATGCGGCTGTTAACCGCAGGGTCGTTGGTTCGAGTCCAACTTGGGGAGCCAAAATGTCTGCTGTGTAGCTATATATGCAGCAGACATTACCCTATTTTTGTAAGATAGGGGCCATTAGCTCAGTTGGTTAGAGCAACCGGCTCATAACCGGTCGGTCCTGGGTTCGAGTCCCCGATGGCCCACCAAATAACGCTCTTTACCAATCTTTTATAGGGGTATAGCTCAGTTGGTAGAGCAGTGGTCTCCAAAACCACGTGCCGAGGGTTCAAGTCCTTCTGCCCCTGCCAAATTTGCAAGGTCCGGCTGAAGATAGTTGGACTTTGTTTTTTTGTTATAAGCCATAACTAAAATAGTTATAAAATTGGGTATGCATTAAGTCTGTATTTTTTACTATAAAGCTTGACAAATTAGCTGTTTATGTGTATAATAAATTACATTGCGAAATAAAAGGCAGACAAAATTCCACTGGATCTACTGTCAGAATTACGCGAAAAAAGTTATTTGGCCTGGTAGTTCAGTTGGTTAGAACGCTAGCCTGTCACGCTAGAGGTCGTGGGTTCGAACCCCATCCAGGTCGCCAATATGCTGTTATAGCTCAGTTGGCAGAGCACTTCCTTGGTAAGGAAGAGGTCACGCGTTCGAATCGCGTTAACAGCTCCATTACATGAAAAGGGTTTACTTAATGTAAATCCTTTTTTTGTTGCGCAGCAAAGTATATAACTAGCAGGCAATGCTCGAACATCCTCCACTCGGTGATTATATGAGTTTCCATTTTGCACAAGCACATTTCCTATCCCTCAGCTAGGTAGCAATGCAGCAGTTAAGCTATCTTAGAATGTATTCACAAGGTTTCGCTATGCGCCGATTAAATAAAGGGCGAGCAGAATGCACACTATCCTTTATGCCTTGGTATTATGTTCTTGTATGGCTATTCAGTTGTTAGAGCATTTGAAAATGCTGTGCTCTAGCAGACGTCAATTGCGTTGCTGTCTGCTTCGTAACAAGGTGCGCCAGTGGGTTAAAGGTAAACCGTTACCCTAGCCCGCACATACCGATTAGGTTCATTCGACAGAAACAAGTCGATATTCGGTATGGATTTATTTAAAATGGTCGAGTGACCACCTTAAAACAAAAAAGCAAGAGTCCTCAAATGCCTCCGATGGATAGGTTGCATTTGAAAGCCCTTGACAGTGTATATCAAGCCGTGTTAAAATCACGACATGAATGCACTCTCATAAGTCTTACAAGATGTCCTTATCATCTTTAAGGCGGATGCGCATTGTCTGTTGACAGCAGATAATGCGCTGTGAGGGTGTTATTTTGTTGTCTCTAAATAATAGTACATGGTAAAGGATGCAAGGAATCCCCAATTTTATTTGCAAGTGAAAATACAAGTATTTTCTATGCAACACCGCAAGATGTAGTTTCCGGCGGGTATTTGTACATTGTAGAAAGTTCGTTTTAGTTGGCACGCCAGCTTTTTACACCCAAGGGGTATTTTGCACCCCATTTGGCCTTTAATTAATCCAGTGCGCCATTGGCACCGATTTGGAGAGTAAAAAAGATGTTTTGGGCATTTGGGTGGGTGCCAGTGAATCGGCGAAATACTGGCTTAGCGTACTCAATGGCCTGAAGAATCGTGATGTGAAGGATATCTTAATTGCATCGGTAGATGGCTTATCGGGCTTTGCAGAAGCCATTAGCGCAGCGTTTCCGCATACGTAAGCCGCTTTCTTTCTCCCATAACATAATACCTCCAAAGTCAGTTCTATTTTACTGATTTTGGAGGTTTACACAATCTTTTCTGTGCTACCTTGGACTTTACACAAAATTTTACGCGTTCTCCGCTAGTTTGTCGAGGGTAAGCTATAAAAATTCCACATCAGGTGTTAGTATCATCCTTTATTCTAATGGTAAATAGTTATTATTTGCTAGTTGTACCTCTATAACCCGTTGGTTGAATTCTCCGCTGGACAGGCATCCATTTAACATACAAAAACACCCCAATCGTTATTCGGTATATCATACTGTCTAACGATTGGGATGCAGTCCACTTTAGGGGGGAGTTCACTATTTTCATTGTAATAGAGGCTTCCAATAATTCTGAGACAGCCTGAATACCGGACAAGGATCAAAAGTGCAATCTATTTGCAGAGTATTGTAATTTGAAACTTAAAAGACAATGAAGTCTTCTATAAGTACTTACCGCATCTGTAACATCTTCTTGGTGTTCCCGCTCCCGGTGAGTGTCCTAGAGGTCCACCCTGCATGTTTCCACATTTGGTACATGTTCTAGGTGAAGTACAAGTAGCATCTTTATAAGTGTGCCCCGAAGCATATCCTGAGGTTGTGCCACATCGTGTACACCTGCCGGGGCTAGTACAAGTTGCGGCAGTAAAGTTATGTCCAAGAGGCGATCCACTACCAGCTCCACATCGAGTGCAAGTACTACGATTTGTACAAGTAGCTTGAGTATAATTGTGCCCTAATGGGCTGCGACCTAACGAACCGCAGCGGGTGCATTTTTCAAAACTAGTACATGTTGGTGGGGTATAGTTATGACCAAGCGCAAAACCACCACTAGCACCACAACGAGTACAATGCGATCCATTTGTGCATGTTGCAGTTGTGTAATTATGTCCCAAAGCCGGAGATTTTATCAAACCACAACGTCTACATGTAGATGAAGCCGTGCATGTCGCAGTGGTGAAATCATGACCCCATGCCACACCGATTATTACTCCACAGTTCTTACATACACTAGGTGATGTGCAGGTGGCTAGTGTGGGCTGATGATTTGTGCAAACGTCAGCAGGAATTGCCTCTGATATCATTACGGGATTGCTTTCACTTGAACTGGATGTTAATTCCATCTCATCATGATCATGTGCATTAAGTGCACTCGTGGGTACGGTGGTAGCAACTACTAACAAAAATAATGACAGTACTGTGGCTAAAATTCTTTTTTTCATAGTTACACTCCTCTTTATTATTTGGGTATCAATTGTAAATATTTTACAATATTGTTTTTATATTGTCAATACAATTTAGCGTATTTATGCCTGCGTCAAGAGAAGTTCGCGAAAAGGGAATCCTGTAATATGAATTAAGTTGCTTTTTGCAGCAATGTATGAATAGATTGCTTACTAATATATGCTCTAGAGACAGACCAGTCCTCCGCATATTCCATAAGATAGGTGGTAACCAGCCGAAGGTAAGCATCTTCGTTAATAGCATCAGGTAATTTAATATAGCGGTTTATATTGGCGTTTCTTTTCATAAAAAATAAGACACCCAATGCAAGGAGTGTCTTAACGGCTATTTATTCATATTCACCGGGTATTCTTTTTAATGCAAGGCTTTTTAGATGGTCAGGCAAGGTATAACTTATAATGTGCTTAAATTCAGTTAATTTTACTTCTCCTGTAAAATCAGCAGAAAAAGTAATTTCATCTTTACCAATTGTAATATGAGGACCGATAAATGGCTCAGAAATGAATGTGATAAAACTTGTTGAATTTACTGAGGATATTTTTTTAACAGTAATTACAAAATATTGAACTCTTGGCTCAGTTGTAAAGTACTCACTATAAAAATCAATCGTCGCCTGTTCAATGTCATTTAAGTAGGTGTTTACTAAAGCCTTTTTGCATACTGATTGTGACTCATAACCTTGTTGTATTGTTGCCTGTACATTTTGATTTGAATGCCTTGTCAACAAAAAACAGGTACTGATAACGATAAAGATAAATATAACGATAAAAACAGCAGTTTTGTTATTCATTTTTACAATAGTAAACATTCTCACCTCCTCAATAAATTATATGAGTATATCGAGGTGGTGTATGTTTATTTACTAGGGTTAAAAAGTCAAGTAAAGAGCACTGCAACAAAATTTGCTTATCCGAACATACCCTTTGTCAGTTCAGATGGTCAATGTAACACGGTCTTCGTGATTGGCAATAGTGAACGGCGCTGGGTTGCTAAATCTACCGCAGCACCTAGGGCGGTGGTAACCGTTGCCCCCTTTGACACTCCACATGAAACATCCTGAGACGTTAGGCGCACCATCATATCGGAGGGAGGGGGGGATCGCCCAGCAAATTATTACTCAGCCCTAAAAAATCATAGCGCAAATTAAAATCATCGCCGCAAAGCAATTTATGGCTGATAATATTTTTCGCATTGCTCGCGAATAATTTCTACGTATCTTCGCACTTTAGTTGGATTGTTGTGCACGGTATAAACATCGCGCTGTGTAAATTCAACCACGCAGCCTGCGGCGGCGTCCAGCGTTTCTTGAATATGCGCACGCACGGCGGCTTCGTCCAACACCTCATCAACGCCGAGAAAATTGGGGCTGGGCTTACGGTGAAAAATAATATTGGTGTTTTTCAGTTCACTGCCCATCATCTTTTGGTCGCACCACGGCGAGACAGAAACTTTTCGCAGATTGGGAAGCGTTTTTACAAATTGCCATACGGCAGAAACCGGCTCGCAGCAACCATAAGAAAGCAGCCCAAACTCAGCGGCAATTTGCCGATAGCACGGAAAAATTAAGTCCTCGTACATCTGCGGAGAAATAGATACAGTTTCCTGCGAATCCATAAAGCCCCAAATTTCATTGAGACTTGGGTGAGGTTTTTCTGGTAAACAATCCGTAAAGCATTTGCTGCCCTGTTTGAGCAGCTCGAAACTTGTCGTGGAACATAGCAGACCGTTATCCTGCAAAAAATGGTGGTAGGCAATGTAATCATCAGCAATGCGCTGCATCATTTGGCTAAAAAGATCGGGGTAATCGGTCATGTTGAAAAACATATTTTCCATACCCATCAAATGCACAACTTTTTGCGTAGGTACCGCCTCTGGGCTGGACATCACCATGCGTACAGGCAGAATATCGCCAAAAGCATCCTCAGCAGCGCTGCGATAGCTTTCGGTGGCTTCATAATCTACCGACCATGTGCTTTTACCCAGTTTTTCAAAATCGTCTTCTAAATCCGCAAGCACATGATTAAAGTGATGGCCTAGGGTATGGCCATTGACATCAGTTGCCGTGGTGCGTGTGATATTGTAACCAAACAGATGAAAATCGGTCTTCCACTGCACGCCGAAATAAGGCGCAACTACCCAGTCGTCGTCAAAAAGCTCGAAATTTATAAAGTTGCGCAAAAGGTCCGTTTCAAGCTGGCGAGCGGTCGCATCTTGGCACTCCAACACAGGAAGAATCACTTCTTGCTCAAATGTGTCAATTTCTACATGCACAATAGGGCGACCGCGTTTGCCTGCATTGTGGCGTTTCCAATCCTCCACACGAGCAAGGTTGATGGGGCTGTTTGCCAGCTCCAATTGCTTTTTTGCAAGGGTACGCAGGCGCTCTTTTTCTTTTGCGTTCATCTTCAACCCTCCGTTGCACCTATAGTAATGGGCGCAGTAAAATTGTAAAACTCAGATGTTACTTCAAGATTTTCTGTGATTTGATAGAATGATTTTTCACTAAGTGTAATCACCTCGTGCCATACACCCTTTCCAAGGCAGACCGAAGTATCCAGCAAAAAAGCGTGTACGTCGGCAGGAGTTTCAGGCGATGCACACAGCAGCACTCCTGTTCCGGAAAGAGGCGTAAAGCTTTCCAGTGAATGGGGATGACATTCCAACCGCTGTGCCGCCTTGATTGAAACACAAAATACCGCGATACGCCATGGCTGCGCAGGCTCGGTAACTTTAATTTCAAAGCGTGGGTCGGGCGGATTTTCCCCAAAGGTGAGTACGGTACCAAAGGGAGCAAAGCTCTCCGGCGTAATTTTTAAAATTTCTTTCATACAATTTCCTCTTTTTTGAAATGCAAAATAATTTCCGCACTGCCTTTTTGAAATTCCACCGACACAATGAGCAAGTCACCTTGTGCGCAAGTGATGTTTGCACCGTCTGCTGTGGCACTTTGCAACGTCATGCCTTTGGGAAGATGCACAAAATACTGTTCCGTGGTGCAAGGCACGCCGGTAAGCGTAACGGTAAGTGTATCCGCGGCGGCATGGTATTCTTTTACGCTGACCGCGTCCATAGAAACGTGTCGGCTTGACGCAATCAGCTGCGGCACCTCCTGCATACGGTGCAGCGCGATAATCTGACATTCACCGATAGCAAGTGCCTCGCAGTCCAATGCGGTTTTGACGATGCCAAGGAATTTCTGCTGCCAGAAATCAAAAGCAAGATACGTTTGGTTTGCTTCAAGGCCAAGATTTTCAAGCGGCAGACTGCAAGCAGGAAGCGGCATAGTTGCAATACGCGCGGCAACACACCAACTGCCCTGTGCACCCTGCAAGTGAAATGCCCATAAGGACGAGAACGGGTGGTTGTTGTGCATGGTGGGAAAATCGCCTGCCATGTTGAGCGCATCCTCGAGCGAAACATCCTCCATTTCCACTGGTGTTTCATGGCTTTGTACGGCAAAACCGTGCAGCTTTGTCCATGTGTATGCCGGATATTCGAGCGAAAGCGGACCTGTTTCGGCGGTTTTGCCCGTGAGCGGCGGCAGCGTTTTGCGAATGACTTCCAGCTTTTCCGGCGTATAGGCATCGGTAGTGTCGCTGAGCATATACAGTTCGCCCGTTAGTGAAATCAGCGACAGCACGCTTTTTGCCCATGCAAGCTTTGTACGCACGCACACATGGTCGGGGTCGTTCAAAAACAGAATACGATGCGTATGAAACCAACGTGCAGATTCAAATAGCTGCATGCGAACGCCTGCCCATGTGGGGTTTGCATCCATGGAAATGCGGCAGGCATCCGCCACGCCGACTACCTCGTGCATTTCACCCCAACTGGCGAGATAATACACCTCGTCACCAAGCCCCTTTCGTGTGGCCTCCATGTAGGCGCGAAAACGTGCTTCGGCATCTTCGTTTGTCATAATGCCAAGCCGCACACACTCGTGCAAACCGTCAAACAGCAAGTGGCGGATGGCATCAATTTTGACGTAAGTGTAGCCGGTCTCTTTATATTTGCGAAAGAGCGGCTCCACATGCATGGCAAGGCATTCGGGCGAACAGGTGTATAGAAAATCAATCCACTCGCCTTTCAGCGGTTTACCATCGTGGAAAATTACATCGTTCGGATGATTTTCCGGGAACTCCGGATTGGTGATATTGGCATTCGTCCACACAGCGGGTGCAAAGCCTTTGTTCTTAATGGCTTGCACTATGCTGTCGTGACCTCCGGGGAATTTTGTTTTCTCACAGGTGAACCACCCCTCCGTCATTGTGCCTTTGGGGTTTGCGGGCAGAGGCATTTTTTGATATCCGTCATCTACTTGAATGTATGTAAGGCCGTAATCCTTGAGCTTTTCGTTCATAAACGCGGCGATATGCTCGATTTTGTCGATGCTGATGTCACGGCGATACGCCTCCCACGAGCACCAGCCTGCTACTGCCTTTTGATTGGGGACAAATTCCCAAGGTTTGTGATAGGTATATCCAAGGTGCTTGCGGTAATACTGCGGACGCAGATTGATAAACATTGCTTTTTGCGAAAAGCTAACTTCCATACGTGCGATGCATTTGCCTTCGGCAGTGGTTTCGATGCTGCTTGACAGCCAATGCCAATCGCAGCCATGCCAGTCCAGCAGCAAATCCCACTGTGTATCGTACATGCCGTTGGCACCGTGAATAAGTGGTGTACCAAGTTGCCCGAGAATGGCTTGCTCGGCCTGTGCACGGTGCGGGCGCAAATTGATGGCACCCGCATTTAGCGTAAAGGTAACGATTGCTTTGACCGGCACATCGCTTGACACGTAAATCTGCTGGCAATACTGGATACTTTGCATAGAGCCGTCCGAACCATGGCGAAAACCAATATTGTGTCCTGTCGGTATTTGCAGCGTAAGCACATCCATGCCGTTGTATTCATAGCGTAGTGTACCGGTTGCTTCGTCCCAATGGTGCAGGGCATGGGCAATCGGCGGTACTTTTTGTATGGGATGAAAATTTTTGTTGTTCATAGCATTACCCTTTCACCGCGCCAGCGGTCATGCCGGAAATCAGATATTTCTGGCCAAAAATATAGATGAGAACAATCGGGATGATATTGACAATCATCACTGCGCACACGAGGTTCCATGAGCTGATAAACTGGCTGAAATAGTTGTACATCAGCATAATCATACCCCATTTTGAAGACGAATTGAGGAAGTACAGCGGTACGATGAAATCGTTCCAGCAATTGAGAAAATTAATAACAACCGCTGTCATAGTAACCGGCTTCAGCAAGGGGAAAATGATGCGGTAAAACAGTTTGATGCTGCCGCAGCCGTCGATGATGGCGGCCTCGTCCAGTGTGCGGGGCACACCGCCGATAAAGCCGTAATAAATAAAAATGGTAAACGGGGTGTACTGCGCAGTGTAAAGCAGAATTGCACCTGCAAAGGTATTGATGAGATGTAAGTATTGCAGCACTTTCACCGTGGTAATGTAGTTGATGGGTGCCACAAGACCCAGCAGAAACACAATGTAAATAAAGCGGTTGAATTTGCTGCGGTTGCGTGAAAGCACAAAGGCCGCAAGTGAAGAAAGTGCAGTGGTGGCAAAGCACGAACCTACACAAAGCAGCACACTGTTAAAAAACGAGCGCACAAGCTTGTCGTCGCGCAGCACCTCAAGATAGTTTTCGGGATGGAAAGCAGTGGGCAGCTTGAGGCTCATCACAGCCGACTCGGTGACATCCTTAAATGAGTTGAGGATAATCATAGCGAGCGGCACGATAATGACAAGGCTGAGTATCCACAGCAATGCGCCGATGAGAAAGTCGGCTCTTTTTTGTTTTGCACGCATTATACATCCTCCTCATCTTTAGTATAAATTCGAATTACCGCAATAGAAATAATCGATAGTACCACAAACAAAATGGTATTGAGCGCTGTGCCGTAACCATAATCGCCCATAGAAAATTGTTTGAAAATTGTGATGTTGATAACTTCGGATGCGCGACCGGGGCCGCCGTTGGTCAGCGTGAAAATCACGTCAAACACCTTGAGGCCGGAAATTACATTGAGCAGCATATTGATGACCACAGACGGCATAATCAACGGAAAGGTGACGCGCTTGAATTTTTGCCACGCACCTGCGCCGTCAATATCACATGCCTCGTACATATCCTGCGGCACCCCCTGCAAGCCTGCAAGAAAAATAATCATATTAAAGCCTGCTGCCTTCCATACCTCAATGGCAACACAGGACCACATTACAATTTCGGGGGCAATCAGCCAGTTTTGTGCCAGTGCGCCAAGACCAGCCGCATTGAGAAAAAGGTTTAAAACGCCATGCTCCGGATGTAAAATCTGCTGAAAAACCAAACCTACAATCAGGTTTGAAATAACCATC contains:
- a CDS encoding DUF3888 domain-containing protein, which encodes MFTIVKMNNKTAVFIVIFIFIVISTCFLLTRHSNQNVQATIQQGYESQSVCKKALVNTYLNDIEQATIDFYSEYFTTEPRVQYFVITVKKISSVNSTSFITFISEPFIGPHITIGKDEITFSADFTGEVKLTEFKHIISYTLPDHLKSLALKRIPGEYE
- a CDS encoding ureidoglycolate lyase; protein product: MKEILKITPESFAPFGTVLTFGENPPDPRFEIKVTEPAQPWRIAVFCVSIKAAQRLECHPHSLESFTPLSGTGVLLCASPETPADVHAFLLDTSVCLGKGVWHEVITLSEKSFYQITENLEVTSEFYNFTAPITIGATEG
- a CDS encoding alpha-galactosidase produces the protein MNNKNFHPIQKVPPIAHALHHWDEATGTLRYEYNGMDVLTLQIPTGHNIGFRHGSDGSMQSIQYCQQIYVSSDVPVKAIVTFTLNAGAINLRPHRAQAEQAILGQLGTPLIHGANGMYDTQWDLLLDWHGCDWHWLSSSIETTAEGKCIARMEVSFSQKAMFINLRPQYYRKHLGYTYHKPWEFVPNQKAVAGWCSWEAYRRDISIDKIEHIAAFMNEKLKDYGLTYIQVDDGYQKMPLPANPKGTMTEGWFTCEKTKFPGGHDSIVQAIKNKGFAPAVWTNANITNPEFPENHPNDVIFHDGKPLKGEWIDFLYTCSPECLAMHVEPLFRKYKETGYTYVKIDAIRHLLFDGLHECVRLGIMTNEDAEARFRAYMEATRKGLGDEVYYLASWGEMHEVVGVADACRISMDANPTWAGVRMQLFESARWFHTHRILFLNDPDHVCVRTKLAWAKSVLSLISLTGELYMLSDTTDAYTPEKLEVIRKTLPPLTGKTAETGPLSLEYPAYTWTKLHGFAVQSHETPVEMEDVSLEDALNMAGDFPTMHNNHPFSSLWAFHLQGAQGSWCVAARIATMPLPACSLPLENLGLEANQTYLAFDFWQQKFLGIVKTALDCEALAIGECQIIALHRMQEVPQLIASSRHVSMDAVSVKEYHAAADTLTVTLTGVPCTTEQYFVHLPKGMTLQSATADGANITCAQGDLLIVSVEFQKGSAEIILHFKKEEIV
- a CDS encoding carbohydrate ABC transporter permease → MRAKQKRADFLIGALLWILSLVIIVPLAMIILNSFKDVTESAVMSLKLPTAFHPENYLEVLRDDKLVRSFFNSVLLCVGSCFATTALSSLAAFVLSRNRSKFNRFIYIVFLLGLVAPINYITTVKVLQYLHLINTFAGAILLYTAQYTPFTIFIYYGFIGGVPRTLDEAAIIDGCGSIKLFYRIIFPLLKPVTMTAVVINFLNCWNDFIVPLYFLNSSSKWGMIMLMYNYFSQFISSWNLVCAVMIVNIIPIVLIYIFGQKYLISGMTAGAVKG
- a CDS encoding carbohydrate ABC transporter permease; translated protein: MQLKKVYKGWYVLPAFLVFFVLFLLPSIIGLFFSFTNWNVMSDGIKFIGFENYKKIFMDKSMWQVFGNNVFYAVMTSLFKGAFGLLLALALNRAIKTRNLLRTIFFLPMVISNLIVGLVFQQILHPEHGVLNLFLNAAGLGALAQNWLIAPEIVMWSCVAIEVWKAAGFNMIIFLAGLQGVPQDMYEACDIDGAGAWQKFKRVTFPLIMPSVVINMLLNVISGLKVFDVIFTLTNGGPGRASEVINITIFKQFSMGDYGYGTALNTILFVVLSIISIAVIRIYTKDEEDV